In a single window of the Blattabacterium cuenoti genome:
- a CDS encoding OstA-like protein, producing MKYGYLIFIIFLFLLNKIYSNEIKIRRSIQIIHADLIQNNIHNQAFVLTGNVHLKYDEYHLFCDKIIYYKINNKFYGYGNVRLVSIKNKIISQNIVGNIFDFQLSGKVVLYQKKIKLTADIIHYNFKKKSIQAINNVILFFNKIKLTTNILEYNLILNQIFYNKKSIIHYRDYTICSEEGFFYIKKKKIELKHKIKLISKIYTVYANTLEYLFEQDKIHFHNTVIIVQNTNFDNFIYAKKAQFLVKKSFFLFKNYVSIHYNGQIVKGEYLFFDYKKKHGFIKNILLEYSNKKYFLMSGYGKFDLNFGFLILKKNPKIIQISKNDSIFICSNILKIKIGKNYKYSIQAYSVNVKCFFLNETIQGKCEYFNFDSSNDYMQFNGNPIFWFQNKQITGKIIYIHFRKKNNNLLKCIKIFQNASYIEKINSKEFNHIEGDIMTGFFNEENDLEKVMIEGNINSIIFIYPDQEKKIIHKLSCNTLSIYLDKSKKIRKFSYAKEVRSELIPIHKETPNEFLYLSKFSWKKIDKPKENKKSFVFKEINKYEKESLLEKKQITTMIKNK from the coding sequence GTGAAATATGGATATTTAATTTTTATTATTTTTTTATTTCTATTAAATAAAATATATTCTAATGAAATAAAAATCAGAAGAAGTATACAAATAATTCATGCTGATCTAATACAAAATAATATTCATAATCAAGCTTTCGTTTTAACAGGAAATGTTCATTTAAAATATGATGAATATCATCTTTTTTGTGATAAGATCATATATTATAAAATAAATAATAAATTTTATGGATATGGAAATGTTAGATTAGTGTCAATAAAAAATAAAATAATATCTCAAAATATAGTAGGAAATATATTTGATTTTCAATTATCAGGTAAAGTAGTTTTATATCAAAAAAAAATAAAATTAACAGCGGATATTATTCATTATAATTTCAAAAAAAAATCAATTCAAGCTATAAATAATGTTATTCTATTTTTTAATAAAATAAAATTAACTACTAATATATTGGAATATAACTTAATTCTAAATCAAATTTTTTATAATAAAAAAAGTATTATCCATTATAGAGATTATACTATCTGTAGTGAAGAAGGTTTTTTTTATATCAAAAAAAAAAAGATAGAGTTAAAACATAAAATTAAATTGATTAGTAAAATTTATACTGTATATGCCAATACATTAGAATATCTTTTTGAACAAGATAAAATTCATTTTCATAATACCGTTATCATAGTACAAAATACAAATTTTGATAATTTTATTTATGCTAAAAAAGCACAATTTTTAGTAAAAAAGAGTTTTTTTTTATTTAAAAATTATGTAAGTATTCATTATAATGGTCAAATTGTTAAAGGAGAATATTTGTTTTTTGATTATAAAAAAAAACATGGCTTTATTAAAAATATTCTGCTAGAATATTCGAATAAAAAATATTTTTTGATGAGCGGATATGGAAAATTTGATTTGAATTTTGGTTTTTTAATTTTAAAAAAAAATCCTAAAATCATTCAAATATCAAAAAATGATTCAATTTTTATTTGTTCAAATATTTTAAAGATAAAGATTGGTAAAAATTATAAATATTCAATTCAAGCTTATTCTGTTAATGTTAAATGTTTTTTTTTGAATGAAACTATTCAAGGTAAATGTGAATACTTCAATTTTGACTCTTCAAATGATTATATGCAATTTAATGGAAATCCTATATTCTGGTTTCAAAATAAACAAATCACTGGAAAAATCATATATATTCATTTTCGAAAAAAAAATAATAATTTATTAAAATGTATAAAAATTTTCCAAAATGCTTCTTATATAGAAAAAATAAATTCAAAAGAATTTAATCATATAGAAGGAGATATTATGACTGGTTTTTTTAATGAAGAAAATGATTTAGAAAAAGTGATGATTGAAGGAAATATCAATAGTATTATTTTTATTTATCCTGATCAAGAAAAAAAAATAATTCATAAGTTATCTTGTAATACCCTGTCAATATATTTAGATAAATCGAAAAAAATAAGAAAATTTTCTTATGCAAAAGAAGTGCGTTCAGAATTAATTCCAATACATAAAGAAACTCCTAATGAATTTCTTTATCTTTCCAAATTTTCTTGGAAAAAAATAGATAAACCGAAAGAAAATAAAAAATCTTTTGTATTTAAAGAAATAAATAAATATGAAAAAGAAAGCTTGTTAGAAAAAAAACAAATTACAACTATGATAAAAAATAAATAG
- a CDS encoding tRNA pseudouridine synthase A has protein sequence MKILVPFVKKKKINEKENNICKIYYAYWSVTDNILCFTIEANRFLRSMVRAIIGTLVDVGRNKISINEFVKIIELKNADFCKSIAPACGLFLTKILYPEDIFL, from the coding sequence ATGAAGATTTTAGTTCCTTTTGTAAAAAAAAAAAAAATTAATGAAAAGGAAAATAATATATGTAAAATTTATTATGCTTATTGGTCAGTGACCGATAATATTTTATGTTTTACTATTGAAGCTAATCGATTTCTTAGATCTATGGTTAGGGCTATTATAGGGACGCTGGTTGATGTGGGAAGAAATAAAATTAGTATCAATGAATTTGTAAAAATCATAGAATTAAAAAATGCTGATTTTTGCAAATCTATAGCTCCTGCATGTGGTTTATTTCTGACCAAGATTCTCTATCCAGAAGATATTTTTTTATGA
- a CDS encoding aspartate aminotransferase family protein, translated as MKELEKDFFQYQTQINPSSMNIMVNHGEGSYIYGTDGKKYLDFVAGVSVNVLGHGNKKIKEAIKKQVDKYLHTMVYGEFIQNPCVILCKKISENIPYPLTTTYLVNSGTEAVEGALKLAKCYTGREEIISCKWSYHGSTLGSISVMGNQDYKRSFRPLLPLVKFITFNNIKELISSITEKTACVILETIQCSAGIILPDDSFLKEIRKQCDQKKALMILDEIQTGFGRTGKLFAFEHYEVFPDILIMGKGMGGGMPISAFVSSHKIMRTFIDIVPLGHLTTFGGNAVSASASLATLNQLIDSDIMEQVPLKEKWIREHLVHNEIKNIHGKGLLLSFELKNKEIVEKVLKNCIKKGLILFRFLFHSNFLRISPPLTITKKEIQKGCSIIIESLNEL; from the coding sequence ATGAAAGAATTAGAAAAAGACTTTTTTCAATATCAAACTCAAATCAATCCATCATCCATGAATATTATGGTAAATCATGGTGAAGGAAGTTATATTTATGGAACAGATGGTAAAAAATATCTAGATTTTGTAGCAGGTGTTTCCGTAAACGTATTAGGACATGGAAATAAAAAAATAAAAGAAGCTATAAAAAAACAAGTAGATAAATATTTGCATACTATGGTATATGGAGAATTCATACAAAATCCTTGTGTTATTCTTTGTAAGAAAATATCAGAAAATATTCCATATCCACTTACTACTACTTATTTGGTTAATTCTGGAACAGAAGCTGTAGAAGGAGCTTTAAAATTAGCTAAATGTTATACAGGAAGAGAAGAAATAATATCTTGTAAATGGTCTTATCATGGAAGTACCCTTGGGTCTATAAGTGTTATGGGAAATCAAGATTATAAAAGGTCTTTTAGACCTTTATTACCTTTAGTTAAATTTATAACGTTTAATAATATAAAAGAATTAATTTCTTCTATAACAGAAAAAACTGCATGTGTTATATTAGAAACTATTCAATGTTCTGCTGGAATTATATTACCTGATGATTCGTTTTTAAAAGAAATAAGAAAACAGTGCGATCAAAAAAAAGCTTTAATGATACTTGACGAAATCCAAACTGGATTTGGAAGAACAGGAAAACTTTTTGCTTTTGAACATTATGAAGTCTTTCCTGATATATTAATAATGGGAAAAGGAATGGGAGGTGGAATGCCGATAAGTGCTTTTGTTTCATCTCACAAAATTATGAGGACTTTTATTGATATCGTTCCTTTAGGACATTTAACTACTTTTGGAGGAAATGCAGTTTCTGCTTCTGCATCTTTAGCTACTTTAAATCAACTTATCGATTCTGATATAATGGAACAAGTACCACTGAAAGAAAAGTGGATTAGGGAACATTTAGTTCATAATGAAATCAAAAATATTCATGGAAAAGGTCTTCTTTTATCTTTTGAATTAAAAAATAAAGAAATAGTGGAAAAGGTTTTAAAAAATTGTATAAAAAAAGGATTAATATTATTTCGTTTTTTATTTCACAGTAACTTTTTGCGTATATCTCCTCCATTAACTATCACAAAAAAGGAAATCCAAAAAGGATGTTCTATTATTATTGAAAGTTTAAATGAACTTTAA
- a CDS encoding Rid family detoxifying hydrolase, whose product MIPKKFSIEKIPSYGPYNTCVLVGNFLFVSGQIAVDFNTKKLVSDNIEMETKKVMDNIKIILSENGIGFQNVIKTSLFVTNMNFFSKINNVYAKFFHKGSYPARETIQVSGLPQNANIEISLIAYKN is encoded by the coding sequence ATGATACCAAAAAAATTTTCAATAGAAAAAATTCCATCTTATGGTCCATATAATACATGTGTACTTGTTGGAAATTTTTTATTCGTTTCTGGACAAATAGCTGTAGATTTCAATACTAAAAAACTAGTATCAGATAATATAGAAATGGAAACAAAAAAAGTTATGGATAATATAAAAATTATTCTTTCAGAAAATGGAATTGGATTCCAAAATGTTATAAAAACTTCTCTTTTTGTAACAAATATGAATTTTTTTTCCAAAATAAATAATGTATATGCTAAGTTTTTTCATAAAGGAAGTTATCCTGCTAGAGAAACAATACAAGTATCTGGACTTCCTCAAAATGCTAATATTGAAATATCTTTAATAGCATATAAGAATTAA
- a CDS encoding tRNA pseudouridine synthase A, whose protein sequence is MRFFIELAYNGKHFFGWQIQKKVSTVEEKLEYCLSKLLKTPINIVGAGRTDKGVHAEQMFAHFDYEKEISKNFVDKLNIFLPNSIRVFNIFPVKKNIHARFDAIKRTYKYYLTRDKNPFNQDFSWYCFYPLNIQKMNAASIKLMEYEDFSSFCKKKKN, encoded by the coding sequence TTGAGATTTTTTATTGAATTAGCTTATAATGGTAAACATTTTTTTGGATGGCAAATTCAAAAAAAAGTAAGTACAGTAGAAGAAAAATTAGAATATTGTTTATCAAAATTATTAAAAACTCCTATAAATATAGTAGGAGCTGGTAGAACCGATAAAGGTGTTCATGCTGAACAAATGTTTGCTCATTTTGACTATGAAAAAGAAATTAGCAAAAATTTTGTTGATAAACTAAACATTTTTTTACCTAATTCTATTAGAGTATTTAATATTTTTCCAGTAAAAAAAAATATTCATGCAAGATTTGACGCTATAAAACGAACATATAAATATTACTTAACACGCGATAAAAATCCATTTAATCAAGATTTCTCTTGGTACTGTTTTTATCCACTGAATATTCAAAAAATGAATGCAGCTTCAATAAAACTCATGGAGTATGAAGATTTTAGTTCCTTTTGTAAAAAAAAAAAAAATTAA
- a CDS encoding peptidylprolyl isomerase: MKNFFKKYFFILFLSCYFPFSYGLEKMSGIAVVIGNDIILDSEIRNVNDKKLFCNTDIINDFIIQKLMLLHAKKDPSIQINDKELEFKIQAFLSNMRKKYINQEEFLTQFENKKLLEELNEKIRNQQYIEKFYNKITNDVDPSPEEVKYFFTIKKNKIPYTSKKLYISYIIFYPKLSKINKKKIIDFLNQIKKEIHSDNDFSTKAILFSEDNDSALRGGFVQGIKINNLPQKFSDSVLSLKEGEISEPFETDLGFHLIKLEKKRKDEIDFRHILIKPKYSKYELYKTKSFAEFFRKRILHHKINLDKIPYLLSQNKIVDVIVQNKIWVEENNLSKNTKKAFFFLKKGKITKPYKEIINDKEAFVIIKLLDEIPSKPVSFEKDYTILKDFVKNIKKKDKIKNWAKKILKKTFYVIKINC, encoded by the coding sequence ATGAAAAATTTTTTTAAAAAATATTTTTTTATTTTGTTTTTGTCTTGTTACTTTCCATTCTCATATGGTTTAGAAAAGATGAGTGGAATTGCCGTTGTAATTGGAAATGATATAATATTAGATTCAGAGATTAGAAATGTGAATGATAAAAAATTATTTTGCAATACTGACATTATAAATGATTTTATAATTCAAAAATTAATGCTTCTTCATGCAAAAAAAGATCCCAGCATACAAATAAATGATAAAGAATTGGAGTTTAAAATTCAAGCATTTCTATCAAATATGAGAAAAAAATATATAAATCAGGAAGAATTTTTAACACAATTTGAAAATAAAAAATTATTAGAAGAATTAAATGAAAAAATTAGAAATCAACAATATATAGAAAAATTCTATAATAAAATAACAAATGATGTAGATCCTTCTCCAGAAGAAGTAAAATATTTTTTTACTATAAAAAAAAATAAAATACCTTATACGTCTAAAAAACTATATATTTCCTATATAATATTTTATCCTAAATTAAGTAAGATTAACAAAAAAAAAATAATTGATTTTTTAAACCAAATTAAAAAAGAAATCCATTCTGATAATGATTTTTCTACCAAAGCTATTTTATTTTCTGAAGATAATGATTCAGCATTAAGAGGTGGTTTTGTCCAGGGAATTAAAATTAATAATCTTCCCCAAAAATTTTCAGATTCAGTTTTATCCTTAAAAGAAGGAGAAATATCTGAACCGTTTGAAACGGATTTAGGATTTCACCTAATCAAATTAGAAAAAAAAAGAAAAGATGAGATTGATTTTAGACATATTTTAATTAAACCTAAGTATTCTAAATATGAATTATATAAAACAAAATCATTTGCAGAATTCTTTAGAAAACGTATTCTTCATCATAAAATAAATTTAGATAAGATTCCATATTTACTAAGTCAAAACAAAATAGTGGATGTCATAGTTCAAAATAAAATTTGGGTAGAGGAAAATAACCTTTCAAAAAATACGAAAAAAGCATTTTTTTTTTTAAAAAAAGGAAAAATAACAAAACCTTACAAAGAAATTATAAATGATAAAGAAGCGTTTGTTATAATTAAATTGTTAGATGAAATACCATCTAAACCCGTTTCTTTTGAAAAAGATTACACTATATTAAAAGATTTTGTTAAAAATATCAAGAAAAAAGATAAAATAAAAAATTGGGCAAAGAAAATATTAAAAAAGACTTTTTATGTTATAAAAATCAATTGTTAA
- a CDS encoding thiamine diphosphokinase, translating to MNHRFDAVEVGLFLNGEIPPFLEREFSFYEKIFAVDGAFYYLNTFGISVDYIIGDFDSLLKLKKNIPLETNLLKTYDQRYTDFDKALNILYKKGFLNINVWGASGMEQDHFLGNLSTALKYKNKLSIIFHDKYHSYFFSDKKISFYQKKNKKVSLFPFPKVEGLYTHGLKYSIKKGLLKIGKNIGIRNEAYDINKKIEINYKRGELLIFIEK from the coding sequence ATGAATCATAGATTTGATGCCGTAGAAGTAGGATTATTTTTAAATGGAGAAATTCCTCCTTTTTTAGAAAGGGAATTTTCTTTTTATGAAAAAATATTTGCAGTAGATGGGGCTTTTTATTATTTAAATACATTTGGAATTTCAGTTGATTATATTATTGGAGATTTTGATTCTCTTTTAAAATTAAAAAAAAATATTCCTTTAGAAACTAATTTATTGAAAACTTATGATCAAAGATATACTGATTTTGATAAAGCCTTAAATATTCTTTATAAAAAAGGATTTTTAAATATAAACGTTTGGGGCGCAAGTGGAATGGAACAAGATCATTTTTTAGGAAATCTATCTACAGCTTTAAAATATAAAAATAAATTATCTATTATATTTCACGACAAGTATCATTCTTATTTTTTTTCTGATAAAAAAATTTCTTTTTATCAGAAAAAAAATAAAAAAGTATCTTTATTTCCTTTTCCTAAAGTAGAAGGATTATACACTCATGGACTTAAATATTCCATAAAAAAAGGCTTATTAAAAATAGGAAAAAATATAGGCATCAGAAATGAAGCATATGATATCAATAAAAAGATTGAAATAAATTACAAAAGAGGAGAATTATTAATATTTATAGAAAAATAA
- the lptB gene encoding LPS export ABC transporter ATP-binding protein translates to MTLKTNNICKKYKNKYIVKNVSIRLNKGEIVGLIGPNGAGKTTFFYIIVGLIKPDQGKILLFHKDITEYPMYQRSKKGIGYLAQEPSIFRKLSVEDNILCILEMQKKISNQERKRKVDQLIEELGLQKIRKNRGDLISGGERRRTEIARCLAINPKFILLDEPFSGIDPIAIEELQKIIFSLKKKNIGILITDHNVQEIFTITDRIYLMFNGKIIKYGSTSEIMRDSVVKKIYLGNRTINFEIKNES, encoded by the coding sequence ATGACCTTGAAAACTAATAATATATGTAAAAAATATAAAAATAAATATATAGTAAAAAATGTTTCAATTCGATTGAATAAAGGAGAAATAGTAGGATTAATCGGGCCTAATGGTGCAGGAAAAACTACTTTTTTTTATATAATTGTAGGTTTGATTAAACCAGATCAAGGTAAAATACTCCTTTTTCACAAGGATATTACAGAATATCCAATGTATCAACGTTCCAAAAAAGGAATTGGATATTTAGCTCAAGAACCATCTATATTTAGAAAATTATCTGTGGAAGATAATATTTTATGCATATTAGAAATGCAAAAAAAAATATCGAATCAAGAAAGAAAAAGAAAGGTAGATCAACTGATTGAGGAATTAGGATTGCAAAAAATTCGAAAGAATAGAGGAGATCTTATTTCTGGAGGTGAACGAAGACGTACCGAAATTGCTAGATGTTTAGCTATAAATCCTAAATTTATTCTTTTAGATGAACCTTTTTCTGGAATAGATCCAATTGCTATAGAAGAATTACAAAAAATAATTTTTTCTCTCAAAAAGAAAAATATAGGAATATTAATTACAGATCATAATGTTCAAGAAATTTTTACAATAACAGATCGTATTTACTTAATGTTTAATGGAAAAATTATAAAATATGGATCCACTTCAGAAATTATGCGAGATTCTGTAGTTAAAAAAATTTATTTAGGAAATAGAACCATAAATTTTGAAATAAAAAATGAATCATAG
- the mdh gene encoding malate dehydrogenase: MKVTIIGAGNVGASSASLLAQKDIIKKIVLLDVREKLSEGKSLDISQMLPMIKSNTEVIGITNDYSKSENSEIIIITCGIPRKPGMSRDDLVNTNAEIIRTVTKKSILFSPKAKFIIVSNPLDVMAYVSYMTAKVDSSRIIGMAGILDSTRYRFFLSKRLNISPIDIQSLLLGGHGDTMVPLYRYTSVSGIPIKEFLSEEENNAIIEKTKKGGEEIVNLLGTSAWMAPSASVVKIVEAILKDSKRIFPCSAFLKGQYGLKNIYLGVPVILGKSGIEKIIELQLNQKERNLLKTSAHHVQNMIDKLKNF; this comes from the coding sequence ATGAAAGTAACTATTATTGGAGCAGGAAATGTAGGCGCTTCTTCTGCTAGTCTGTTAGCTCAAAAAGACATAATAAAAAAAATTGTTTTGTTAGACGTTAGAGAAAAACTTTCAGAAGGAAAAAGTTTAGATATATCTCAAATGCTTCCTATGATAAAATCGAATACTGAAGTGATTGGAATTACTAATGACTATTCAAAAAGCGAAAATTCTGAAATAATCATTATTACTTGTGGAATTCCAAGAAAACCTGGAATGAGTAGAGATGATCTTGTTAATACAAATGCCGAAATTATTCGAACTGTAACTAAAAAATCTATCCTTTTTTCTCCAAAAGCTAAATTTATTATTGTATCCAATCCATTGGATGTTATGGCATACGTAAGTTATATGACGGCTAAAGTAGATTCTTCTCGTATAATTGGTATGGCTGGAATATTAGATTCTACTAGGTATCGTTTTTTTTTATCAAAAAGACTAAATATTTCCCCTATTGATATACAATCTTTATTATTAGGAGGACATGGTGATACAATGGTCCCTTTATATAGATATACATCTGTTTCAGGAATTCCTATAAAAGAATTTTTATCAGAAGAAGAAAATAATGCGATTATTGAAAAAACAAAAAAAGGGGGAGAAGAAATAGTTAATTTATTAGGAACATCTGCTTGGATGGCTCCTAGCGCCTCTGTTGTAAAAATAGTGGAAGCTATTTTAAAAGATTCTAAACGTATTTTTCCTTGTTCTGCTTTTTTAAAAGGTCAGTATGGCTTGAAAAATATATATTTAGGTGTTCCAGTGATTTTAGGTAAATCTGGAATAGAAAAAATTATAGAATTACAATTGAACCAAAAAGAAAGGAATCTTTTAAAAACATCTGCCCATCACGTTCAAAACATGATTGATAAACTCAAAAATTTTTAA
- a CDS encoding ABC transporter ATP-binding protein, with translation MKENLNKQKSSLKQLIIISLNYKLILISTIITSILISFISAYRPKLIQKAIDIHILYKDFLGLKNILALIIMLLFLESIFHFILLYLSNRLAQNVIEKIRILLFEKLLHFKNSFFNKTPIGKLVSYSVSDIETITVIFNDGILLVSGDVLRIIMIIVMMYTVHQKLSFIVFLTIPFMYIITRFFQKTLKKTFHEERIQTSRLNSFLQENIIGMSIIQLFHKEKEEYLKFKSINYKLMNAHFKTIFYFSIFFPIVEIISAITISIIIFYGGFHAIEIGNVKPGQIIAFIFFIYLLFRPMRQIADRFNIIQRGIAGIERIFSILNSEEIIINRGNLRFNKLKGHIVFNNVHFSYRENEMVLNGVSFEIKPGEKVAIVGSTGSGKSTITHLISRLYEIKKGNIWIDGHSIQDIELKNLRSHIRVVTQDTFLFNDSIINNITLGDPSISINKIENMAKKIGIHNFITSLPNGYKFIVKERGNLLSLGEKQLISFLRVQMHPYSVLILDEATASLNKELEKMIYHATDLLTKHKTSIIITHRLSTLENADKILAIDKGSIVEKGTHKELIQSNGYYAGLYKESLKKKINN, from the coding sequence ATGAAAGAAAATTTGAATAAACAAAAGTCATCTTTAAAACAGCTTATTATAATTAGCCTAAATTATAAACTGATATTGATATCAACAATTATAACTTCTATATTAATTTCCTTTATTTCCGCGTATCGTCCTAAATTAATACAAAAGGCTATAGATATTCATATCCTTTATAAAGATTTTTTAGGATTGAAAAATATATTGGCGTTGATAATTATGCTTCTTTTTTTAGAAAGTATATTTCATTTTATTTTATTATATCTATCTAATAGATTAGCTCAAAATGTAATTGAAAAAATTAGAATTCTTTTATTTGAAAAATTATTACATTTTAAAAATTCTTTTTTTAATAAAACTCCAATAGGAAAATTAGTATCTTATTCTGTATCAGATATAGAAACTATAACTGTAATATTTAATGATGGAATTTTACTTGTTTCTGGAGATGTTTTAAGAATTATTATGATTATTGTCATGATGTATACAGTACATCAAAAATTATCTTTTATAGTTTTTCTAACTATTCCTTTTATGTATATTATTACTCGTTTTTTTCAAAAAACATTAAAAAAAACGTTTCATGAAGAACGAATTCAAACTTCACGTTTAAACAGTTTCTTACAAGAGAATATTATAGGGATGTCTATTATTCAACTTTTTCATAAAGAAAAAGAAGAATACTTAAAATTTAAATCAATCAATTATAAGTTAATGAATGCTCATTTTAAAACCATTTTTTATTTTTCTATTTTTTTTCCTATAGTAGAAATAATTTCTGCAATAACAATAAGTATTATCATATTTTATGGAGGATTTCATGCTATTGAAATAGGAAATGTTAAACCGGGTCAAATTATTGCTTTTATTTTTTTTATTTATCTTCTTTTTCGTCCTATGCGACAAATAGCTGACAGATTTAATATTATACAAAGAGGGATAGCTGGAATAGAACGTATATTTTCCATATTAAATTCTGAAGAAATTATTATTAATAGAGGAAATTTACGTTTTAATAAATTAAAGGGACATATTGTATTTAATAATGTTCATTTCTCTTATAGAGAGAATGAAATGGTATTGAATGGAGTTTCTTTTGAAATCAAACCAGGAGAAAAAGTTGCTATAGTAGGATCCACGGGTTCTGGAAAATCTACAATTACTCATTTAATTTCTAGATTATATGAAATAAAAAAAGGAAATATTTGGATTGATGGACACTCTATTCAAGATATAGAGCTTAAAAATTTAAGATCTCATATAAGAGTGGTAACACAAGATACTTTTTTATTTAATGATTCTATAATTAATAATATTACTTTGGGGGATCCGTCTATTAGCATAAATAAAATAGAAAATATGGCAAAAAAAATAGGAATACATAATTTTATTACATCTTTACCTAACGGATATAAATTCATAGTAAAAGAAAGAGGTAATTTACTCTCTCTTGGGGAAAAACAATTGATTTCTTTTTTGAGAGTTCAAATGCATCCTTATTCTGTGCTTATATTAGACGAAGCCACCGCATCCTTAAATAAGGAATTAGAAAAAATGATTTATCATGCTACAGATCTTTTAACTAAACACAAAACTTCCATAATTATTACCCACCGTCTTTCCACATTAGAAAATGCCGATAAAATATTAGCTATTGATAAAGGATCTATTGTAGAAAAAGGAACTCATAAAGAACTAATTCAATCAAATGGATATTATGCTGGATTATACAAAGAATCTTTGAAAAAAAAAATTAACAATTGA